The genomic window CTGCGCCGAACCCTTCGGTGTGGCGGTCCGGCTCCTCGTCGGAGAGGGTCTCGGCTTCTCCTTCTCCACCACGATGGACCCCGCAGCACTCGAGCGGATGGTGGACGCGGCCCTGGTCGCCGCCCGCATGCAGAGCCCGGACTCGTGGTACACCCTTCCCGGACCCGCCGCATCCTACCCCGAACTCCCCTGGCTCTACGATCCCGCACTCCCGGCTCTTGACGAGGAGGTGAAGATCGGCCGCGCCCTCGAGCTCGAACGCCTGGTGCGCGCCTACGATCCGCGCGTGAAAAGGGTCAGAAAGTGCAGCTACGGCGAGTCGGTCTACCATACCCTGGTCCGGAACTCGCACGGCCTGAATGCAACCACGATGGGGAGCTACAACAGTTGCAGCGTTTCCGCCGTGGCCGAGGCCGACGGTGATGCCCAGACCGGCTGGGATTTCGCCTTTGCCCCGAGCTTTGCCGCCATCGACCCGGAAAAGGTCGCCGCCGGTGCCGGCCGCAAGGCGACGGCGCTTCTGGGCGCACGCAGCATGCCCACCATGCGCTGCCAGGTCGTGCTCGACAACCGCGTGGCGGCCGACCTCCTCGACGTCCTCACCACCTCGTTTCTCGCCGAGAGCGTGCACAAGGGTAAGTCGCTCCTCGCCGGCAGGGTAGGTGAGCGCATCTTCTCCGAACTGGTCTCGGTGCGCGACAACGGGGTCCTCGAGGGAGGGGTGGGGAGTGCCCCCTGCGACGGCGAAGGGGTGCCGCAGCAGGATACGCCCCTCGTCACCGCAGGCGTGCTCCAGGGGTACCTCTACGACAGTTACTGGGCGAAGCGCCTTGGCGCTGCGTCCACCGGGAACGCGCAGCGCGGCACCATCAAGAGCCCCCCCCGGTTAGGCGCGAACAACCTTTTCATCGAGCCCGGAACTGCGGACGCAGGCGCGCTTGTCGGCGGCGTGGCCAAGGGTGTGTTCATCACGGACGTGATGGGGATACATACGGCAAACCCCATTACCGGCGACTTCTCGGTGGGGGCCTCAGGGTTCTATGTGGAAGATGGGGAATTGCGGTATCCGGTGAAGGGGCTCGCCCTGGCAGGAAACCTTTTGGAACTCTTCAGGAAGGTGGATATGGTCGGCAGCGACCTGCGCTTCTTCGGTTCAACCGGCGCGCCGTCGCTCAGGATTGCGGAACTGGACGTGAGCGGCACATAAGGCCGCACCCCCGAGAGGGTGCGGCACAAAAGCCTGTTGCCGCCTAAATGCTTCTTTTACGGTTCGGCGTGCAGGATCTCGATCAGCCTGCGCACGAACGGGCTCACCACAGCGTAGTGCACCTCGACCCCGTCGCGGGTCCCCTCGATGATCCCCTTGTTCTTCAAAAGCGCCAGGTGCTGCGACACGGTCGCCTGAGGCAATGCGAGGCACTCCCAGATGTGCTTCACGTTGCATTCCTGGGCGCAAAGCCCCGCAACTATTTTCAGGCGGATCGGGTGCCCGAGCACCTTCAGCATTTCCGCTTCTTTCCCGTAATCCTTCGTCTTGTCAAATGCCAAGTTGGTATCCTCCGTCTGTGCTAGAAAACAATCTATATATGCTAATTGGACTTGTCAACGAATTACTTGCTGCCGCCTAGGTAGATCTCCTCAGAGAAATGACAGGCGGCTTTTTGTCCCGGCACCTTCTCTTCGAGCTCGGGGCGCTTCCGGCTGCACACCTCCTGCGCGTACGGGCAGCGCGGGTGGAAGGGGCAGCCGCTCGGGGGCGACACCGGGGAGGGGAGCTCCCCCTTGGCGATCACGTGCTTTCTGCGCCTGTTCGGATCGATGCTCGGGATGGCGGAGAGCAACGTCTCGGTGTAAGGGTGCAGGGGGCGCGAGAGCACCGCGTCGCGGCTTCCGGTTTCCACGATCCTACCTAAGTACATCACCGCCACCCGGTCGCTCATGTGCCGAAGCACCGAGAGGTCGTGGGTGATGAAGAGGAAGGAGAGCCCGAGGTCCTTTTTCACCTCCTGGAGCAGGTTGATGATCTGCGCCTGGATCGAGAGGTCGAGCGCGGAAACCGGTTCGTCCGCGATCACGAGCTTGGGGGCGACGGCGAGGGCGCGGGCGATCCCGATCCTCTGGCGCTGCCCGCCGGAAAACTCGTGGGGAAAGCGCATCATCTGTTCGGGAGAAAGCCCCACCCGTTGTAAAAGCTCCGCGACCCGTTCGCGCCGCTCGGACGCGTTACCGATGCCGTGGATCGCGAGCGGCTCCCCGACGATCTCGGCGACCCGCATGCGTGGGTTCAGCGAGGAGAAGGGGTCCTGGAAGACCATCTGCACCTCGCTGCGGTACCGGGTGAGCTCCTCCTTCGACATTGCGGCGAGCTCGCGACCCAGGTAGCGGATGCTCCCGGAGGTCGGCGCGGTGAGCCCCGTCAGCAGCCTCGCCATGGTCGATTTGCCGCAGCCGGACTCGCCGGCAAGACCCAGGGTCTCCCCCGGGTAGAGCTCCAGGTCCACCCCTGCGACGGCGGTGAGCGTCCTTTTCGGGGCGAACATCCCTCCGCGTACCGGGAACTCTTTCACAAGGTTTTCGGCGGTCAGTATGGGGGTCACGATACCTTCCTGCAGCGCACGAGATGTCCCGGCGCCACCTCCCGCATTTCGATGTTCGCTTTGCCGCACTCCGCGTCGCCGATCGGGCAGCGCTCCCTGAAGGGGCAGCCGATGAAGTCGCTTTTCAGGTCGGGCACGCCCCCGGCGAAGGTGGCGAGCTTTTCCCCGGGGGTACCGAACTCCGGGAGCGAGGCGAGGAGCCCTTTCGTGTACGGGTGCAGCGGGTTTGCGAAGAGTTCGGAGGTGGCGGCGCTCTCGACGATCTCGCCGGCATACATGATGGCGGTTTTATGGGCGCGCTCGGCCACGATCCCCAGGTTGTGCGTGATCAGGACGAGCCCCATCCGGTTTTGCGCCATGAGCCGGTCCAAAAGCTCGAGGATCTGGGCCTGGATGGTGACGTCGAGGGCGGTGGTCGGCTCGTCGGCAATGACGAGCTCAGGCCCGCAGGCAAGCGCCATGGCGATCATCACGCGCTGGCGCATGCCGCCCGAGAGCTGGTGCGGGTAGTCCCTTATGCGCTCTATAGCCGCCGGGATCCCCACCTGGGTGAGCAGGTCGACCGCTTCGCGCTCGGCGGCAGCCGCCGAGAGGCCGCGGTGGATGCGCAGTCCCTCCGCCACCTGATAGCCGACGGTGAAGACCGGGTTCAGCGAGGTCATCGGGTCCTGGAACACCATGGCGATCCGGTTGCCGCGGATCTCGCGCATCCCCTCTTCGGAGAGCTCGAGGAGCTCCTTCCCCTTGAAACGGATCGACCCGGCGACGATCTTTCCCGGAGGAGGAACCAGTCGCAGCACCGAGGCGGCCGTGATGCTCTTGCCGCAGCCCGATTCGCCGACGAGCGCCAGGGTTTCCCCCGCCTCCACGGCGAGATCAACGCCGCGCACCGCTTTTACCGTGCCGCCCTTCACGCGGAACTCGGTACGCAGTCCTGTTATTTCGAGAAGTACCGGCACGGGGCTCTCCGGGTCATTTGGGGTACAAAAATGGCGCGAACCGGCTCTGCGGGCCGCGCTGCGAAAAGTTTACCTTATACCATTATCCGGATTACTGGGCAATACAGGAGTGCGGCGCGTTGCTACTTGATTTCTGCGAGGCCGGCACCACGTGCAGACCCTGTTGCTCCTCGCGGTGCGGCAGGAAGTTCGGCGTCTTCAACAGCTTGATGAAGATGGGCACGAGCTCGGGGTCGAACTGGGTTCCGGCGTTCTCGGCGAGCTCCTGTATGGCTACCTCGAGCTTCAGTGCCGTTCGGTAGGGGCGGTCCGAGGTCATGGCGTCGAAGCTGTCGGCGATGGCGAGGATTCTTGACTCTAGGAGCAGCTCCTGGCCGGTGAGGCGGTTTGGGTACCCTTTGCCGTCGTAGCGCTCGTGGTGCTGCCCGATGCAAAGGCGGACGTCGTGTAAGAACTCGATCGGCTCCAGGATCTTCATCCCTATGCTCGGGTGCTGCTGCAACTCCG from Geomonas ferrireducens includes these protein-coding regions:
- a CDS encoding oligopeptide/dipeptide ABC transporter ATP-binding protein, which produces MFAPKRTLTAVAGVDLELYPGETLGLAGESGCGKSTMARLLTGLTAPTSGSIRYLGRELAAMSKEELTRYRSEVQMVFQDPFSSLNPRMRVAEIVGEPLAIHGIGNASERRERVAELLQRVGLSPEQMMRFPHEFSGGQRQRIGIARALAVAPKLVIADEPVSALDLSIQAQIINLLQEVKKDLGLSFLFITHDLSVLRHMSDRVAVMYLGRIVETGSRDAVLSRPLHPYTETLLSAIPSIDPNRRRKHVIAKGELPSPVSPPSGCPFHPRCPYAQEVCSRKRPELEEKVPGQKAACHFSEEIYLGGSK
- a CDS encoding TldD/PmbA family protein, whose amino-acid sequence is MELTRHAETVERLIGARRIDGWEIALYASRDLAIEVKEGKVDAFRCAEPFGVAVRLLVGEGLGFSFSTTMDPAALERMVDAALVAARMQSPDSWYTLPGPAASYPELPWLYDPALPALDEEVKIGRALELERLVRAYDPRVKRVRKCSYGESVYHTLVRNSHGLNATTMGSYNSCSVSAVAEADGDAQTGWDFAFAPSFAAIDPEKVAAGAGRKATALLGARSMPTMRCQVVLDNRVAADLLDVLTTSFLAESVHKGKSLLAGRVGERIFSELVSVRDNGVLEGGVGSAPCDGEGVPQQDTPLVTAGVLQGYLYDSYWAKRLGAASTGNAQRGTIKSPPRLGANNLFIEPGTADAGALVGGVAKGVFITDVMGIHTANPITGDFSVGASGFYVEDGELRYPVKGLALAGNLLELFRKVDMVGSDLRFFGSTGAPSLRIAELDVSGT
- a CDS encoding ABC transporter ATP-binding protein; this translates as MPVLLEITGLRTEFRVKGGTVKAVRGVDLAVEAGETLALVGESGCGKSITAASVLRLVPPPGKIVAGSIRFKGKELLELSEEGMREIRGNRIAMVFQDPMTSLNPVFTVGYQVAEGLRIHRGLSAAAAEREAVDLLTQVGIPAAIERIRDYPHQLSGGMRQRVMIAMALACGPELVIADEPTTALDVTIQAQILELLDRLMAQNRMGLVLITHNLGIVAERAHKTAIMYAGEIVESAATSELFANPLHPYTKGLLASLPEFGTPGEKLATFAGGVPDLKSDFIGCPFRERCPIGDAECGKANIEMREVAPGHLVRCRKVS
- a CDS encoding ArsR/SmtB family transcription factor, coding for MAFDKTKDYGKEAEMLKVLGHPIRLKIVAGLCAQECNVKHIWECLALPQATVSQHLALLKNKGIIEGTRDGVEVHYAVVSPFVRRLIEILHAEP